The proteins below are encoded in one region of Clostridium pasteurianum DSM 525 = ATCC 6013:
- a CDS encoding DeoR/GlpR family DNA-binding transcription regulator translates to MVKDNQMEYYRHCNHSYEERLSMHSEEKKKMVEKASMFIKDGKTYFFDVSTSIQFLAKAVDKEITVYTHSLDNLYILSDKEKVSLYSIGENFNRKNRFFYKNDKEDYFKGIEFDVAFLGATAITRDGIYYDDEEDAVIKREAAKKSKTVILLAEHEKYENISYYKGLDLKNIDIIIVDPIASNSFVDIIVSQNINIDPHSLIII, encoded by the coding sequence ATGGTGAAAGATAATCAGATGGAATATTATAGACACTGTAATCATTCTTATGAAGAGAGACTTAGTATGCACTCTGAGGAAAAAAAGAAAATGGTTGAAAAAGCTTCAATGTTTATTAAAGATGGAAAAACCTATTTCTTTGATGTGTCTACAAGTATTCAATTCCTAGCTAAGGCTGTAGATAAGGAGATTACGGTATATACACATTCTTTAGATAATCTATATATTCTTTCAGATAAAGAGAAAGTTTCATTGTATTCTATTGGAGAAAATTTTAATAGAAAGAATAGATTTTTTTATAAAAATGATAAGGAAGATTATTTTAAAGGAATAGAATTTGATGTAGCTTTTTTAGGTGCTACAGCTATAACTAGAGATGGAATATACTATGACGATGAAGAAGATGCTGTTATTAAAAGAGAGGCTGCTAAAAAGTCCAAAACAGTTATTTTATTGGCAGAACATGAAAAGTATGAAAATATTTCTTACTATAAAGGATTGGATTTAAAGAATATAGATATTATTATAGTTGATCCAATAGCTAGTAATTCTTTTGTAGATATAATAGTATCTCAAAACATTAATATTGATCCCCACAGTTTAATTATAATTTAA
- a CDS encoding DeoR/GlpR family DNA-binding transcription regulator, with the protein MYQEERLLKILHYLKENNTMSIHDICTMFNVSRDTARRDIIKLIEQGTAIRTHGGITLPVLRNTIEAYRERLKYYSKEKKYIAKKALEFINEKEHYFFDVSTTISFLAEYLNKRVTIVTHSLDNIEILSEKKDIYVNSVGGLLNNKNRFFYKPGCEDLIKGMRFDTAFIGAASVSEDGIYYDDEEDAFIKQSAIKKSDKVIILTDCKKFKNSSYYKGVNWNQIDIIITDDKPPKNFMDIIQKENIQLIIAE; encoded by the coding sequence ATGTATCAAGAAGAAAGACTTTTGAAAATACTTCATTATTTAAAAGAGAACAATACAATGTCTATTCATGATATTTGTACAATGTTTAATGTTTCAAGGGATACTGCAAGACGAGATATTATAAAACTTATAGAGCAGGGAACTGCAATTCGTACTCATGGAGGGATTACTCTTCCAGTGCTTAGAAATACTATTGAGGCCTATAGAGAAAGACTTAAATATTATTCAAAGGAAAAAAAGTATATTGCAAAAAAGGCTTTGGAATTTATCAATGAAAAAGAACATTATTTTTTTGATGTTTCTACAACCATCAGCTTTTTAGCAGAATATTTAAATAAGAGAGTTACTATAGTAACCCATTCACTAGATAATATTGAAATACTTTCAGAAAAAAAAGATATTTATGTAAATTCTGTTGGAGGATTACTTAATAATAAGAATAGATTCTTTTATAAACCAGGATGTGAAGATCTAATTAAAGGTATGAGGTTTGATACAGCGTTTATAGGGGCAGCGTCTGTGAGCGAAGATGGAATATACTATGATGATGAGGAAGATGCTTTTATTAAGCAGTCAGCTATAAAAAAATCTGATAAAGTCATTATACTTACAGATTGTAAAAAGTTTAAGAACTCTAGTTATTATAAAGGAGTAAATTGGAATCAGATAGATATTATAATTACAGATGATAAACCACCTAAGAATTTTATGGATATTATTCAGAAAGAAAATATTCAGCTGATTATTGCTGAATAG
- a CDS encoding Cof-type HAD-IIB family hydrolase, which yields MSKIKMICLDIDGTLLNSRHQISKITKEVIKTVSNDKKIPVILVSARMPKGILFLQEELQIKQSIICYSGALILDESRDVLSKKIISVYDLEKLYKLVQCEKVHMSLYKDDEWYIEGMDYWAKQESDITNITPNIVDFSELIKLWKKERTGPNKILCMSEAGRINSLKEKIGDYDLNIYPSKPTYLEIMPKEASKTSAIDVLRRKFNIKQEEILAMGDNYNDMDMIEYAGLGIAMGNAPDKVKECANKIALTNDEDGVAEAIREFVFGDD from the coding sequence ATGAGTAAGATTAAAATGATATGTCTTGATATCGATGGAACACTTTTAAATTCCAGACACCAGATTTCAAAGATAACTAAAGAAGTAATTAAAACTGTTTCAAATGATAAAAAAATTCCAGTAATATTAGTGTCTGCAAGAATGCCTAAGGGGATATTGTTTTTACAGGAAGAGTTGCAGATAAAACAGTCTATTATATGTTATAGCGGAGCTTTGATTTTAGATGAAAGCAGAGATGTTTTGTCGAAAAAGATTATATCTGTTTATGACTTAGAAAAATTATATAAGTTGGTTCAGTGTGAAAAGGTTCACATGAGCTTGTATAAGGATGATGAATGGTATATAGAAGGCATGGACTACTGGGCTAAACAGGAGAGTGATATAACAAACATTACTCCAAATATTGTTGATTTTAGTGAGCTTATTAAGCTTTGGAAGAAAGAAAGGACAGGTCCTAATAAGATTTTATGTATGTCAGAGGCTGGTAGGATAAATTCATTAAAAGAAAAGATAGGAGATTATGATTTAAACATATATCCTTCAAAACCAACCTATCTTGAGATTATGCCTAAGGAAGCTTCAAAGACCTCTGCCATTGATGTCCTTAGAAGAAAGTTTAATATAAAACAAGAAGAAATACTTGCTATGGGAGATAATTATAATGACATGGATATGATAGAATATGCAGGGCTTGGTATTGCTATGGGAAATGCTCCAGATAAAGTTAAAGAATGTGCAAATAAAATAGCTTTAACTAATGATGAAGATGGGGTGGCAGAGGCTATTAGGGAGTTTGTTTTTGGCGATGATTAG